From Daphnia pulicaria isolate SC F1-1A chromosome 4, SC_F0-13Bv2, whole genome shotgun sequence, one genomic window encodes:
- the LOC124336693 gene encoding adhesive plaque matrix protein-like: MNKFVVLATLFAAAIAAELPAYSKPSYPTPTAPAYSKPAPAYPAPAYPAPAPSAPAYSKPTEQPAYSKPAEADHPPMPFDFAYEVKDDPTYQDYSHKETSDGKVVSGSYRVALPDGRTQIVSYKADENGYVADVQYEGEAKYDEIKPTAAPAYPSKPAQPAYPETKPEPKPQPSYPAAAEPTYPKPSYPAPAVPAASKPSYPAPAAPKPSYPAPAAPKPSYSQPAQPAYPKPTY; this comes from the exons ATGAACAAG TTCGTTGTTTTGGCCACTTTGTTCGCTGCGGCTATTGCTGCCGAGCTTCCAGCTTACTCCAAGCCGTCGTATCCAACACCAACAGCTCCAGCATATTCGAAGCCAGCTCCAGCTTATCCAGCTCCAGCTTATCCGGCACCTGCTCCAAGTGCTCCAGCTTATTCTAAGCCCACCGAACAGCCAGCTTACAGCAAGCCTGCCGAAGCAGATCAT CCTCCGATGCCATTCGACTTCGCTTACGAAGTTAAGGACGATCCCACTTACCAGGATTACTCACACAAGGAAACCAGTGACGGCAAAGTCGTCTCAGGATCTTACCGCGTTGCCCTCCCCGATGGCCGTACCCAAATCGTCTCCTACAAGGCCGATGAAAATGGTTACGTCGCCGATGTACAATACGAGGGAGAGGCCAAATACGACGAAATCAAACCCACTGCTGCTCCAGCTTACCCCAGCAAACCAGCTCAGCCTGCCTACCCCGAGACCAAGCCGGAGCCCAAGCCCCAGCCGTCCTACCCAGCTGCAGCTGAGCCCACTTATCCCAAACCATCTTACCCTGCGCCAGCTGTGCCAGCTGCCTCCAAACCATCCTACCCTGCGCCCGCTGCTCCCAAACCATCTTACCCTGCGCCCGCTGCCCCCAAACCATCGTACTCTCAGCCAGCTCAGCCCGCTTATCCCAAGCCCACCTACTAG
- the LOC124335823 gene encoding pro-resilin-like encodes MNKFIVLATLIAAAVAADIYPKPSYPAPAAAAGYAKPAEEYPPMPYSFDWAVKDDESKNDYAHQEASDGKVVTGSYRVVLPDGRTQIVTYKADENGYVADVKYEGEAKYPAPESYNNKPAPKY; translated from the exons atgAATAAG TTCATCGTTTTGGCCACTTTGATCGCcgcggctgttgctgctgacaTTTACCCCAAGCCCTCTTACCCGGCCCCAGCTGCAGCTGCCGGTTACGCCAAACCCGCTGAAGAATAC CCACCGATGCCGTACAGCTTCGACTGGGCTGTCAAGGATGACGAGAGCAAGAACGACTACGCTCACCAGGAGGCCAGCGACGGCAAAGTCGTCACCGGATCTTACCGCGTTGTCCTTCCCGATGGCCGCACCCAAATCGTCACCTACAAAGCCGACGAGAACGGATACGTCGCCGACGTCAAGTACGAGGGAGAAGCCAAATACCCCGCACCCGAATCATACAACAACAAGCCAGCCCCGAAATATTAA
- the LOC124335822 gene encoding uncharacterized protein LOC124335822 codes for MNEKHQVVQLIVFIFATGVTWATREWPDSLAMENSPYITHVKPPQSYPSAPWFVQPVPSNAKYLGRETPVSSRLVNLIDGRNQETNDPSLNKNGYHVSDLNYKKSVQGPAAPVGRQQWRAATPAAGFPRNYYFPQTAFKNHQPFYFGPGQRRLAE; via the exons ATGAACGAAAAG CATCAGGTCGTTCAGCtgattgttttcatttttgcaaCCGGGGTCACATGGGCAACACGAGAATGGCCGGATTCCTTGGCCATGGAAAATTCCCCCTACATAACTCACGTGAAA CCACCGCAATCATATCCTTCAGCTCCTTGGTTCGTTCAACCAGTGCCGAGCAACGCAAAGTATCTGGGCCGTGAAACGCCGGTTTCCTCCCGTCTAGTTAATTTAATTGATGGGCGTAATCAGGAAACCAATGATCCCTCGTTAAACAAAAACGGCTACCATGTTTCTGATTTGAATTACAAGAAATCGGTCCAAGGTCCCGCTGCTCCGGTCGGTCGCCAGCAATGGCGAGCCGCAACCCCAGCAGCAGGTTTTCcgagaaattattatttccctcAAACAGCATTCAAGAATCATCAGCCGTTTTATTTCGGACCGGGTCAGCGAAGATTGGCCGAATAA
- the LOC124335825 gene encoding pro-resilin-like: MNKFVIVAALMMVAVAAAMPQSYPSEANAKPSYDDAPKPYSFDWSVKDDESKNDYAHQEASDGKVVTGSYRVVLPDGRTQIVTYKADDNGYVADVKYEGEAKYPEPEYKPSSTPSKY; this comes from the exons atgaacaag TTCGTCATTGTTGCCGCCTTGATGATGGTTGCCGTGGCTGCCGCCATGCCGCAATCCTACCCGTCTGAGGCCAACGCCAAGCCGTCTTACGATGAC GCCCCAAAGCCGTACAGCTTCGACTGGTCGGTGAAGGATGACGAGAGCAAGAACGACTACGCTCACCAGGAGGCCAGCGACGGCAAAGTCGTCACCGGATCTTACCGCGTTGTCCTTCCCGATGGCCGGACCCAAATCGTTACCTACAAAGCCGATGATAACGGTTACGTCGCCGATGTCAAGTACGAGGGCGAAGCCAAATACCCAGAGCCCGAATACAAACCCAGCAGCACCCCCAGCAAATACTAA
- the LOC124335824 gene encoding cuticle protein 19-like: protein MKFIVLATLIAAAAAAEVYPKPSYPAPAAAGYAKPAEEYPPMPYSFDWSVKDDESKNDYGHQEASDGKVVTGSYRVALPDGRTQIVNYKADENGYVADVKYEGEAKYPAPESYNKPAGKPSY from the exons ATGAAG TTCATCGTTTTGGCCACTTTGATCgccgcagctgctgctgctgaggttTACCCCAAACCTTCCTACCCAgccccggctgctgctggttacGCCAAACCCGCCGAGGAATAC CCCCCGATGCCGTACAGCTTCGACTGGTCGGTGAAGGATGACGAGAGCAAGAACGACTACGGACACCAGGAGGCCAGCGACGGCAAAGTCGTCACCGGATCTTACCGCGTCGCTCTTCCCGATGGCCGCACCCAGATCGTCAACTACAAAGCCGACGAGAACGGATACGTCGCCGACGTCAAGTACGAGGGAGAAGCCAAATACCCCGCACCCGAATCATACAACAAGCCGGCCGGCAAACCatcttattaa
- the LOC124338112 gene encoding pro-resilin-like isoform X2 — protein sequence MNKFIVLAALIALAVAKPQGYGSAAGQQQQGYGGQAGQQQQQQQGYGAQSGASQQGYGGAQASASAGSGQGYGAQGGAAQQQQGYGGAQAGGAGGAASYGGASSGQKPTNTYNGNGNGNSKPSASASSYEQEQPPMPYEFAWAVKDEPTKNDYAHEAKSDGKVVIGSYRVLLPDGRTQIVSYRADENGYVADVKYEGEAQFPAPSGGNGNYGAGAGAGNGGNSYGAGASAGNGGNGNYGAGASAGAGNGGNSYGSSGNGNGSSGYGSSAGNGGARPSGAIGGNSYGNGNGNKPSSSY from the exons ATGAACAAA TTCATCGTTTTAGCTGCTTTGATCGCATTGGCTGTCGCCAAGCCGCAAGGCTATGGCTCAGCAGCCGGACAACAACAGCAGGGTTACGGTGGCCAAGCtggccagcaacagcagcagcaacagggtTACGGAGCTCAGTCCGGTGCCTCTCAACAAGGTTATGGTGGTGCTCAGGCCTCAGCTAGCGCAGGATCTGGACAGGGTTACGGCGCTCAAGGAGGCGctgcccagcagcaacaaGGTTATGGTGGCGCTCAGGCTGGAGGTGCTGGCGGAGCCGCATCATATGGCGGTGCATCCAGCGGCCAGAAACCAACCAACACCTACAACGGAAACGGCAACGGCAACTCTAAGCCTTCTGCATCCGCTTCATCCTACGAACAGGAG CAACCCCCGATGCCCTACGAATTCGCCTGGGCCGTCAAGGATGAGCCAACCAAGAACGACTACGCCCATGAAGCCAAGAGCGACGGCAAAGTTGTGATCGGATCCTACCGCGTTCTTCTCCCCGATGGCCGCACTCAGATCGTTTCCTACCGCGCCGACGAAAATGGTTACGTCGCTGACGTGAAATACGAAGGCGAAGCTCAATTCCCCGCACCATCCGGAGGCAACGGCAACTACGGAGCcggagctggagctggaa aTGGCGGTAACAGCTACGGAGCTGGAGCATCAGCTGGAAATGGTGGCAACGGCAACTACGGAGCCGGAGCGtcagctggagctggaaacGGTGGAAACAGCTACGGCAGcagtggaaatggaaatggcaGCAGCGGATATGGCAGCAGTGCTGGAAACGGTGGCGCCAGGCCCAGCGGTGCCATCGGCGGCAACAGCTACGGCAACGGCAATGGCAACAAGCCCAGCTCTtcctattaa
- the LOC124338112 gene encoding pro-resilin-like isoform X1 produces the protein MNKFIVLAALIALAVAKPQGYGSAAGQQQQGYGGQAGQQQQQQQGYGAQSGASQQGYGGAQASASAGSGQGYGAQGGAAQQQQGYGGAQAGGAGGAASYGGASSGQKPTNTYNGNGNGNSKPSASASSYEQEQPPMPYEFAWAVKDEPTKNDYAHEAKSDGKVVIGSYRVLLPDGRTQIVSYRADENGYVADVKYEGEAQFPAPSGGNGNYGAGAGAGNGGNSYGAGAGAGNGGNSYGAGASAGNGGNGNYGAGASAGAGNGGNSYGSSGNGNGSSGYGSSAGNGGARPSGAIGGNSYGNGNGNKPSSSY, from the exons ATGAACAAA TTCATCGTTTTAGCTGCTTTGATCGCATTGGCTGTCGCCAAGCCGCAAGGCTATGGCTCAGCAGCCGGACAACAACAGCAGGGTTACGGTGGCCAAGCtggccagcaacagcagcagcaacagggtTACGGAGCTCAGTCCGGTGCCTCTCAACAAGGTTATGGTGGTGCTCAGGCCTCAGCTAGCGCAGGATCTGGACAGGGTTACGGCGCTCAAGGAGGCGctgcccagcagcaacaaGGTTATGGTGGCGCTCAGGCTGGAGGTGCTGGCGGAGCCGCATCATATGGCGGTGCATCCAGCGGCCAGAAACCAACCAACACCTACAACGGAAACGGCAACGGCAACTCTAAGCCTTCTGCATCCGCTTCATCCTACGAACAGGAG CAACCCCCGATGCCCTACGAATTCGCCTGGGCCGTCAAGGATGAGCCAACCAAGAACGACTACGCCCATGAAGCCAAGAGCGACGGCAAAGTTGTGATCGGATCCTACCGCGTTCTTCTCCCCGATGGCCGCACTCAGATCGTTTCCTACCGCGCCGACGAAAATGGTTACGTCGCTGACGTGAAATACGAAGGCGAAGCTCAATTCCCCGCACCATCCGGAGGCAACGGCAACTACGGAGCcggagctggagctggaaaTGGCGGTAACAGCTACGGAGCcggagctggagctggaaaTGGCGGTAACAGCTACGGAGCTGGAGCATCAGCTGGAAATGGTGGCAACGGCAACTACGGAGCCGGAGCGtcagctggagctggaaacGGTGGAAACAGCTACGGCAGcagtggaaatggaaatggcaGCAGCGGATATGGCAGCAGTGCTGGAAACGGTGGCGCCAGGCCCAGCGGTGCCATCGGCGGCAACAGCTACGGCAACGGCAATGGCAACAAGCCCAGCTCTtcctattaa
- the LOC124338109 gene encoding uncharacterized protein LOC124338109, with protein sequence MKETMIVFNTASIVLLVLAALYSPWMTVSSDRGLTSRQSSAGYLDPYKFAYAVRNPLPFHSNFGQTSYSVEGSPSNIHSTRERAPRKESANNKGSRDTPNRFRSASSNSGKWSSDDEEFIASSSIQGESTFGDRIVPRPTTGRSQQAKTVRSHQPQQQQFFVTSPPTLREEKRNELNNKETFDFFSPVSEPKPTTYRPIETRWNVNSVNTHPTAVTTEATVSVKYQDQPKNVNSEQDYSIKSNKDQDSISSIINSQRNNNDEFKVEQKSVNSPLFPPPASISQSNSPASFSYFDFGSNSTPEKLIGGVPSPFVESDEQAGKEAGSPGSVSSFIENLHTKFSPFSQLDSFSAGYFSTPLTTVENTAERPITFKQASKVREIESFSQDISPFIQSVSTERSTFIPSPQIELINDFLPSRYPELKPPGRQLNFRSPLPTSTESIAPFSQPKFPEPYRFAGFLPRPLSGTGDSFSQFPKPNFPAFPPLSTKTIYFGGNANEPPSHLQSNIVNFIKSKAVSEVDLKAPSTLADAGSGFYPGNFPKSFVPFKSLSNAQLGLQTQTNFAKQPASKVNFQTIRTTPPSNLVNLGPSPPKTNFPSAATNPAVSQKNEKQTVPINNVRTPPRQQPSSAAPHTEISKIPGTTPKPYTPLSTAKPSRFVASPLLYTKPIIPANQMPLARPVRVPQQFSQQVHPPQHSPTGKASPQPASGSYSKWNNDFNPFTPIVRPVSTRESSGSFAPPRNQSPSISPQIRQILPSLTKNPAPVPILAPVPVYLRPSSVTVPQTPLSKTYSIPLEKPVYYHAFVSYG encoded by the exons ATGAAGGAGACGATGATCGTCTTCAACACAGCT TCGATCGTGCTCTTGGTGCTTGCCGCCCTCTACTCTCCGTGGATGACCGTGTCTTCGGATAGGGGTTTAACATCTCGCCAGAGCTCCGCTGGATATCTA GATCCATACAAATTCGCATACGCCGTCAGGAATCCGCTGCCTTTTCACTCCAATTTCGGTCAAACTTCTTACTCCGTTGAAGGATCGCCGTCCAACATCCACAGCACGCGTGAAAGAGCTCCCAGAAAAGAGTCTGCCAATAACAAAGGGTCGCGTGACACGCCAAACAGATTTCGGTCGGCTTCATCAAACTCCGGGAAATGGTCCTCGGACGACGAGGAATTTATTGCGTCGTCTTCGATACAGGGCGAGTCGACTTTTGGCGACAGAATCGTTCCTAGACCGACAACAGGTAGGTCGCAACAGGCCAAGACTGTTAGGTCACATcaaccgcagcagcagcaattttTTGTGACCAGTCCACCAACCCTCAGAGAAGAGAAGCGAAATGAACTGAATAACAAGGAaacctttgattttttttcaccgGTTTCTGAACCTAAACCGACAACTTATCGCCCGATTGAAACCCGCTGGAATGTTAACAGTGTTAACACCCATCCAACGGCCGTCACAACTGAAGCTACAGTTTCAGTAAAGTACCAGGATCAGCCAAAGAATGTTAACTCCGAACAAGATTACAGCATCAAATCCAATAAGGATCAGGACTCGATTTCGTCTATAATCAATAGTCAGAGAAACAATAATGACGAGTTTAAAGTTGAACAAAAGAGCGTCAATTCTCCTTTATTTCCACCACCTGCTAGCATCTCGCAATCCAACTCTCCAGCCAGCTTTTCCTATTTTGATTTCGGTTCCAACTCTACGCCTGAAAAACTGATCGGAGGTGTCCCGAGTCCGTTCGTGGAGTCTGATGAGCAGGCCGGCAAAGAAGCTGGATCACCTGGAAGTGTGTCTTCTTTCATCGAAAATTTACACACAAAATTCTCCCCTTTCTCACAGCTGGACAGTTTTAGTGCGGGCTATTTTTCTACTCCGCTGACAACGGTTGAGAACACGGCCGAACGCCCTATTACTTTCAAACAAGCTTCCAAAGTTCGTGAAATTGAATCGTTCTCGCAAGATATTTCTCCTTTCATTCAATCAGTTTCCACTGAACGATCTACATTCATTCCTTCCCCGCAAATCGAATTAATAAACGACTTCCTTCCGTCAAGATATCCGGAGTTAAAGCCACCTGGTAGGCAGCTGAATTTCCGATCCCCTTTGCCAACCAGCACAGAAAGCATCGCACCGTTCTCACAGCCCAAGTTTCCCGAACCCTACAGGTTCGCCGGATTTCTCCCGCGACCTTTGTCGGGCACAGGCGATTCTTTCTCTCAATTTCCCAAACCGAATTTTCCTGCTTTTCCTCCTCTGTCGACCAAAACGATATACTTTGGCGGGAATGCCAATGAGCCTCCGTCGCATTTGCAGAGCAACATTGTCAACTTTATTAAATCAAAAGCCGTTTCCGAAGTTGATTTGAAAGCGCCGAGTACTCTTGCCGATGCCGGATCCGGTTTTTATCCCGGAAATTTCCCCAAATCTTTTGTGCctttcaaaagtctttcgaaCGCTCAGCTCGGCTTGCAAACGCAGACGAATTTTGCCAAACAGCCAGCCTCAAAAGTGAACTTTCAAACGATTCGCACTACGCCGCCTTCTAATTTGGTGAATCTGGGGCCTTCACCGCCGAAAACGAATTTCCCTTCAGCCGCAACCAATCCAGCCGTCTCGCAGAAAAACGAGAAACAGACGGTCCCCATCAACAATGTCAGAACACCACCTCGGCAACAGCCTAGCTCAGCTGCCCCACATACTGAAATCAGCAAAATTCCTGGCACTACCCCTAAACCTTATACACCTTTGTCGACTGCTAAGCCATCCCGTTTCGTTGCTTCACCTTTGCTGTACACTAAACCAATTATTCCGGCAAATCAAATGCCGCTGGCTCGCCCCGTCCGAGTTCCGCAGCAGTTTAGTCAGCAAGTTCATCCTCCTCAACATTCTCCGACTGGGAAAGCCTCACCTCAACCAGCATCAGGGTCTTATTCGAAATGGAATAATGACTTTAATCCATTTACACCAATTGTCCGTCCCGTCAGCACTCGCGAATCTTCCGGCTCATTTGCTCCGCCGAGAAACCAAAGTCCTTCGATTTCGCCGCAAATAAGACAAATTTTGCCATCGCTAACTAAGAATCCGGCACCGGTTCCAATTTTGGCCCCTGTTCCAGTATATCTTCGACCCAGTAGTGTGACCGTGCCCCAAACTCCTTTATCCAAGACTTATTCAATTCCCTTGGAAAAACCAGTTTATTATCACGCATTTGTTTCTTATGGTTGA
- the LOC124338114 gene encoding signal recognition particle 9 kDa protein-like has protein sequence MTFIKSWEDFEKAAEKLYLANPMKVRYTMKYRHTDGALVLKFTDDAVCLQYKTEVQQDMKKIDRFMINLMRHMVSSDK, from the exons ATGACTTTCATTAAAAGCTGGGAAGATTTCGAAAAAGCAGCAGAGAAGCTGTATTTGGCCAATCCTATGAAG GTACGCTACACAATGAAGTACAGACACACTGATGGAGCTCTGGTGCTGAAGTTTACAGATGACGCTGTG tGTCTGCAGTACAAAACTGAGGTCCAACAGGATATGAAGAAGATTGATAGATTTATGATTAATCTGATGAGACACATGGTTTCCAGCGACAAATAA
- the LOC124338110 gene encoding pro-resilin-like — protein sequence MNKYVVLATLIAFAIAKPQGYGSGAGQQQQGYGGQAGQQQLQQQGYGAQSGASQQGYGGAQASASAGAGQGYGTQGGAAAAQQQQGYGAAPAGGAAGAGQGYGAQGGAAQQQQGYGGVQASASAGAGQGYGSASNGQQKPTNTYNGNGNSKPSTSASSYEQEQPPMPYEFAWEVKDEPTKNDYAHEAKSDGKVVIGSYRVLLPDGRTQIVSYRADENGYVADVKYEGEAQFPAPSGGNGNYGAGASAGNGGNNYGAGASSAAGNGGNNYGAGASAGAGNGGNNYGAGASAGAGNGGNNYGAGASAGAGNGGNNYGSSGNGNSGYGSGNGAKPNGNGNKSSAY from the exons ATGAACAAA TACGTCGTTTTAGCAACTTTGATTGCGTTCGCTATTGCCAAGCCGCAAGGCTATGGATCAGGAGCAGGACAACAACAGCAGGGTTACGGTGGTCAAgctggacaacaacaactgcaacAGCAGGGTTACGGAGCTCAGTCCGGTGCCTCTCAACAGGGTTATGGTGGTGCTCAGGCTTCAGCTAGCGCAGGAGCTGGACAAGGATACGGCACTCAAGGAGGAGCCGCTGCcgcacaacagcaacaaggGTATGGTGCTGCTCCGGCTGGAGGTGCCGCTGGAGCTGGACAAGGTTATGGTGCTCAAGGAGGAGctgcccagcagcaacagggCTACGGTGGGGTTCAGGCCTCAGCTAGCGCTGGAGCTGGACAAGGATATGGCAGTGCATCAAACGGCCAGCAAAAACCAACCAATACTTACAACGGAAACGGAAACTCTAAACCTTCTACATCCGCTTCATCCTACGAACAAGAG CAACCTCCGATGCCCTACGAATTCGCCTGGGAAGTTAAGGACGAGCCAACCAAGAACGACTACGCCCATGAAGCCAAAAGTGACGGCAAAGTTGTGATCGGATCTTACCGCGTTCTTCTCCCCGATGGCCGCACTCAGATCGTTTCCTATCGCGCTGACGAAAACGGCTACGTCGCTGACGTCAAGTACGAAGGTGAAGCTCAATTCCCCGCACCATCCGGAGGCAATGGCAACTACGGAGCTGGAGCATCAGCTGGAAATGGCGGCAACAATTACGGAGCTGGAGCTTCATCTGCAGCTGGAAACGGTGGCAACAACTACGGGGCTGGAGCAtcagctggagctggaaacGGTGGCAACAACTACGGAGCTGGAGCTTCAGCTGGAGCAGGAAACGGTGGCAACAACTACGGAGCTGGAGCTtcagctggagctggaaacGGTGGAAACAACTACGGCAGCAGCGGAAATGGAAACAGTGGATATGGCAGTGGAAATGGAGCAAAGCCAAATGGCAATGGCAACAAATCCAGcgcttattaa
- the LOC124338113 gene encoding pro-resilin-like, with the protein MNKFVVLAALIVVVVAKPQGYGSGAGQQQQGYGGQAGQQQQQQQGYGGQSGASQQGYGAQASASTGAGQGYGAQGGSTQQQQGYGGAQSGGAGGAASYGGASSGQQKPTNTYNGNGNGNSKPSASASSYEQEQPPMPYEFAWEVKDEPTKNDYAHEAKSDGKVVTGSYRVLLPDGRTQIVSYRADENGYVADVKYEGEAQFPAPSGGNGNYGAGASAGAGNGSNNYGAGTGNGGNNYASSGNGNGSAKPNGNKPNSY; encoded by the exons ATGAATAAA TTCGTCGTTTTAGCCGCTTTGATTGTCGTGGTGGTGGCAAAGCCACAAGGCTATGGTTCAGGAgccgggcaacaacaacagggctACGGTGGACAAGCTggtcaacagcaacagcaacaacagggtTACGGAGGCCAGTCTGGTGCCTCTCAACAAGGTTATGGGGCTCAGGCATCAGCTAGCACCGGAGCTGGTCAGGGTTATGGTGCTCAAGGAGGATCCACTCAGCAGCAACAGGGATACGGTGGCGCTCAGTCTGGAGGTGCTGGTGGAGCTGCATCATATGGCGGTGCATCAAGTGGACAGCAGAAACCAACCAACACCTACAACGGAAATGGTAACGGAAACTCAAAACCTTCTGCGTCCGCTTCATCTTACGAACAAGAG CAACCCCCGATGCCCTATGAATTCGCCTGGGAAGTTAAGGACGAGCCAACTAAGAATGACTACGCCCATGAAGCCAAGAGCGACGGTAAAGTTGTGACTGGTTCTTACCGCGTTCTTCTCCCTGATGGCCGCACTCAAATTGTTTCTTACCGCGCTGATGAAAACGGCTACGTCGCTGATGTGAAATACGAAGGCGAAGCCCAATTCCCCGCACCATCCGGAGGCAACGGCAACTATGGAGCTGGAGCAtcagctggagctggaaaTGGCAGTAATAACTACGGAGCCGGAACTGGAAACGGTGGCAACAACTACGCAAGCAGTGGCAACGGAAATGGAAGCGCAAAACCAAATGGAAACAAACCCAACTCCTATTAG
- the LOC124338150 gene encoding glycine-rich cell wall structural protein 1.0-like translates to MSKYIVLAAFIAVAVANPQGYGSVAGQKQQGYGGQAGQQQLQQQGYGAQSGASQQGYGGAQASASAGAGQGYGTQGGAAAAQQQQGYGAAPAGGAAGAGQGYGAQGGAAQQQQGYGGVQASASAGAGQGYGSASNGQQKPTNTYNGNGNSKPSTSASSYEQEQPPMPYEFAWEVKDEPTKNDYAHEAKSDGKVVIGSYRVLLPDGRTQIVSYRADENGYVADVKYEGEAQFPAPSGGNGNYGAGASAGNGGNNYGAGASSAAGNGGNNYGAGASAGAGNGGNNYGAGASAGAGNGGNNYGAGASAGAGNGGNNYGSSGNGNSGYGSGNGAKPNGNGNKSSAY, encoded by the exons ATGAGCAAA taCATAGTATTAGCCGCGTTCATTGCAGTGGCTGTGGCAAACCCGCAAGGCTATGGTTCAGTAGCCGGTCAAAAACAGCAGGGTTACGGTGGCCAAgctggacaacaacaactgcaacAGCAGGGTTACGGAGCTCAGTCCGGTGCCTCTCAACAGGGTTATGGTGGTGCTCAGGCTTCAGCTAGCGCAGGAGCTGGACAAGGATACGGCACTCAAGGAGGAGCCGCTGCcgcacaacagcaacaaggGTATGGTGCTGCTCCGGCTGGAGGTGCCGCTGGAGCTGGACAAGGTTATGGTGCTCAAGGAGGAGctgcccagcagcaacagggCTACGGTGGGGTTCAGGCCTCAGCTAGCGCTGGAGCTGGACAAGGATATGGCAGTGCATCAAACGGCCAGCAAAAACCAACCAATACTTACAACGGAAACGGAAACTCTAAACCTTCTACATCCGCTTCATCCTACGAACAAGAG CAACCTCCGATGCCCTACGAATTCGCCTGGGAAGTTAAGGACGAGCCAACCAAGAACGACTACGCCCATGAAGCCAAAAGTGACGGCAAAGTTGTGATCGGATCTTACCGCGTTCTTCTCCCCGATGGCCGCACTCAGATCGTTTCCTATCGCGCTGACGAAAACGGCTATGTCGCTGACGTCAAGTACGAAGGTGAAGCTCAATTCCCCGCACCATCCGGAGGCAATGGCAACTACGGAGCTGGAGCATCAGCTGGAAATGGCGGCAACAATTACGGAGCTGGAGCTTCATCTGCAGCTGGAAACGGTGGCAACAACTACGGGGCTGGAGCAtcagctggagctggaaacggtggcaacaactacggagctggagcttcagctggagctggaaacggtggcaacaactacggagctggagcttcagctggagctggaaacGGTGGAAACAACTACGGCAGCAGCGGAAATGGAAACAGTGGATATGGCAGTGGAAATGGAGCAAAGCCAAATGGCAATGGCAACAAATCCAGcgcttattaa
- the LOC124338144 gene encoding pro-resilin-like, whose translation MNKFVVLAALIVVVVAKPQGYGSGAGQQQQGYGGQAGQQQQQQQGYGGQSGASQQGYGAQASASTGAGQGYGAQGGSTQQQQGYGGAQSGGAGGAASYGGASSGQQKPTNTYNGNGNGNSKPSASASSYEQEQPPMPYEFAWEVKDEPTKNDYAHEAKSDGKVVTGSYRVLLPDGRTQIVSYRADENGYVADVKYEGEAQFPAPSGGNGNYGAGASAGAGNGSNNYGAGTGNGGNNYASSGNGNGSAKPNGNKPNSY comes from the exons ATGAATAAA TTCGTCGTTTTAGCCGCTTTGATTGTCGTGGTGGTGGCAAAGCCACAAGGCTATGGTTCAGGAgccgggcaacaacaacagggctACGGTGGACAAGCTggtcaacagcaacagcaacaacagggtTACGGAGGCCAGTCTGGTGCCTCTCAACAAGGTTATGGGGCTCAGGCATCAGCTAGCACCGGAGCTGGTCAGGGTTATGGTGCTCAAGGAGGATCCACTCAGCAGCAACAGGGATACGGTGGCGCTCAGTCTGGAGGTGCTGGTGGAGCTGCATCATATGGCGGTGCATCAAGTGGACAGCAGAAACCAACCAACACCTACAACGGAAATGGCAACGGAAACTCAAAACCTTCTGCGTCCGCTTCATCTTACGAACAAGAG CAACCCCCGATGCCCTATGAATTCGCCTGGGAAGTTAAGGACGAGCCAACTAAGAATGACTACGCCCATGAAGCCAAGAGCGACGGTAAAGTTGTGACTGGTTCTTACCGCGTTCTTCTCCCTGATGGCCGCACTCAAATTGTTTCTTACCGCGCTGATGAAAACGGCTACGTCGCTGATGTGAAATACGAAGGCGAAGCCCAATTCCCCGCACCATCCGGAGGCAACGGCAACTATGGAGCTGGAGCAtcagctggagctggaaaTGGCAGTAATAACTACGGAGCCGGAACTGGAAACGGTGGCAACAACTACGCAAGCAGTGGCAACGGAAATGGAAGCGCAAAACCAAATGGAAACAAACCCAACTCCTATTAG